The proteins below come from a single Mercenaria mercenaria strain notata unplaced genomic scaffold, MADL_Memer_1 contig_105, whole genome shotgun sequence genomic window:
- the LOC128551392 gene encoding adenine phosphoribosyltransferase-like produces the protein MTDPRITSVKDLIELCPDFPKPGITFQNLFPVLRNPSVFKGLIDVLVEDIKSKYPAVEVIVGLDSRGFLFGPMIAQELNVAFVPVRKKGKLPGETLCVEYTLEYGKDACEIQKNSIQPGQKVVIVDDLLATGGTMRAACDLVDAAKADILACVVVIELKGLKGKDRLKYPLLSYID, from the exons ATGACAGATCCAAGAATAACATCTGTAAAAGACCTGATAGAACTGTGTCCTGACTTCCCAAAGCCTGGAATAACATTTCA GAACTTATTTCCAGTGCTTAGAAATCCTAGTGTGTTCAAGGGGCTAATAGATGTTCTCGTTGAAGACATAAAGTCCAAATATCCTGCCGTTGAAGTCATTGTTGGTCTTGACTCTAGGGGTTTTCTATTTGGTCCAATGATTGCCCAGGAGTTAAATGTTGCCTTTGTACCTGTAAGGAAGAAAGGAAAACTTCCCGGAGAGACTCTTTGTGTTGAATACACTTTGGAATACGGAAAG GATGCATGTGAAATACAGAAGAACTCGATACAGCCGGGACAAAAAGTTGTAATAGTTGATGATTTATTGGCAACAGGAG GTACTATGCGGGCAGCGTGTGATCTGGTGGATGCTGCAAAGGCGGACATTCTTGCTTGTGTTGTTGTTATTGAATTGAAAGGTTTAAAAGGAAAAGATAGACTTAAATATCCTCTTCTATCGTATATCGACTAG